The sequence CCAGGGATAACCCCTGTAGAACCCATTTGAGATTTCAAGGAGGAGATGCGAGACGTTGCAACATACAGTCTTTTAGGTAGTTATGGGATACAGCTAAAATTCCGCTTGCCGTAGGTTGATCACGTTGGGCTTTTAGAATAATCAAGGTTTTTTTGTATCCCTTAATTTATAAATAGACTGTATCCAAGCATCTTTGTTATTGATTAATCCTTCTTCTTTTGCAAATTGGTTTGCCAAATGTTGCTACTGTACCCCATAATAGAAGAAAAGACTGTACCAGGGGGCGAGTGGCAATGTGGATTTTGACGAATTTGGGGACGTGGTGGGCAGTTATGACGTGTGGCAGGTGACACCGGAGGGCAAAATTAAAGTGATTGACCGGGTGACACCTTAAAACATCTCCGAAAATACAGGTTATTTGGCTCAAATGCCCATACTCATTCGAGAACCAGAAACCGGGGGCTAGGTTCCTGCGACCCATTTTTGGAAGTGCCCATTAGCCAGTGTCAAAGCCCTAATTAAGGCTGATTAGATGCAACTGTTTATTCTCCCGATTTAATACATACTTTGTACTTTTCTTTATCACCAGCTTTTCCTGTATGGCTTTCTTTAGCCAAATTCGCACCTGACCCACCCCAACATCTAACAGTTCAGCAAGTTCTTTATCTCCTTGCGGTTCACGTAAATGATGTAGAAGTAAAGGTAACACAGCTTCATAAGCATTTTTAGGCAACTTTGATGTCAGTTCCTTTTCTTGAGGGTTAGCATTATTTGACTGAATTTCTAATTGATTTTTTTTGTTTATATCTAATTGTTTTGAAGTGCTTGTTTGAGTTCCTGTCGTGTGGATTTGTTTCTGTTCTTCTAGCAAATCTAGTAGGCTACGATTCCATGGTTGGAACGGGAAAGGTATCGCTCCTAATTTAACGAGCTGATAATTTCCCTGGGGCACATTTCCTTCTAATCGAACCCAAACAAAAATTCTGTTTTCTCTCTTTAATTCTTCCTTGGCTCCAGCCCAGGTTCCACCTTTTTCGTAAGAGGAATTTACAACCAGAGCATGATCAGCTAGGGCATACACATATTTATTCCGGTTCATTGCATTTCCCACATTAAATCCCACAGAGGGATCATAGGGTGAGATTAAGACAACTCGACCTTCACGAAGTCCCTGACGATACTTCATTGATACCGCCGCTTTGCTCAAACTATCTGCTAAAACTCCAACCGATGTACCTCCAACAGAAATAGCCGCTAGCATAGCAGTCTCGTCAACGCCACGTGCGCCGCCCGATACGATTTGTATTCCTTGTTCAGCACACTTTTCAGCGATGCGTTGGGTATATCCAAGCCCCTCATCATCGATGTCGCGAGAACCAACTACGGCTAACCCCCCTGCCGATAGTAAATCTCGATTTCCTACACCATATAGAATTGGGGGAGCTAAGTGCTTTAATTTCTGCTTCAACCTTTGTGGATAAGTTTCATCACTACGACTTAGTATCCACAAACCCTTACTTGTCCAGTTTTCCACAGCAACTGCTAGCATAGCTCCTCGCTCCAAAAGCCGAACTATTCTTTGGGGGTTGAGGTCTCCATTGATCTGATGGAAAACCCAGTTTTTCCCTTCTGTCGTCAGTAAATCGGCAGGGCGCAGATTATCTTGGTGTAATTTTCGTGCTAAAGCATTGTACTCACTAAGACTCAGGGGCATCGGTTCAACTTGACGGGATTCACCAAATCCTGCACATAGAAGCAGAATTGCTTGGGTGTCAGGTTGTAAGATATGCGTAAGTACTGCCATCTATTCTCCCTGACTCAGCGAATTGAGGGCTAAAGCTAATGGAAATACTTTACCACTGCCTGCCTGACGCAACAGAGCGGTGATCACTGTAAATGTCCAGCGAGAATCTACCATATCGTCAATCAAGAAGACAGAGCCTGCCATTCCTCGCCAAGGACTAACCGTAAATGCGCCATCTAGGTTCTTAGCTTGTTGAGTGCTATTCTTCATCTCTTTTTGTGGACGGTTTTGTTTGATTTTCTTAACACAGGGAACAAAAGGAATGTTTAATTTACGAGCTAAACGGTCGGCAAAGCTGGGCACTAGTTCAGGACGGGTGAGGGAAGGGACACAAGTTACCCATGTGGGAAAGGGATTGGGTTGCCAACGCTGAATTAAATCGTACACGGCATCCACCAGTTCGTCACTAAAGTAATTATCTTGGTACTTGCCTTGTTTGACCAGATTTCCCCAACCTGCATCACCCCAAATTGATAATGCGCGACCAGTCTCAGCTCGTAAATTTTGAGGGATATTCCCTCTCCATGCGTAAGTTAAAAGTCCACCAGTAATCCACTGTTTGCGTGGCTCAATAATCTGGTCTGTTCTGCGGAGAAAAAGGACTGCCTCTTGGGCTTTGGCTGAAGAGTAGGTTTCTGGAATGAGAGCTTTTCCCAAACAAACAGCACAGCGTCCACATTCTTTTGTAGTGTTGTCGTCCAACTCTTGGGCTAAAAACATCATCAGACAGCTATTTGTATTGAGATAATCCAACATACGAGCTTGTTCATGCTTTCTGATAGCAGTAAGCTGAGCAATTTTAGCGTGATTTACTTGGTAGTTAATTGGTGTGGAATACCAGCGACTCCCAATTTTTGCAACTGGAGAGGGTTCTTCGACGGATAATAATTTTAGGACTTTTTCAATTTGTCCCCTAGAAAGATTTAATTTTTCCTCTATTCCAGCAATGGATAAACCGTCTTCTTGATTGAGAACAGCCAGGATTTCTAGGACATGGCGCTCTGGGGGAAAAGCGGATTCAATAAAATAATTGGTGATTTCTTCATCTTCATCGCCACTTAGTAAGATGCCATAAGCCTGCGAAACTGCTCTGCCTGCCCGTCCTACTTGTTGGTAGTAATGAACCACTGAGCCTGGACGCTGATAGTGAATTACAAATCCAAGGTCAGGTTTATCAAAACCCATTCCTAGGGCAGAGGTTGCCACTAAAGCCTTGATTTCATTATTTAGTAGCCTTTCCTCCAAAACTATACGCTGTTCAGGTTCAAGTTGCCCAGAATAGGCTTCGGCATCAATTTTTTGTGTTCTTAACCACTCTGCAACCTGTTCTGCATCTCTAATTGTCAGAGTATAAATGATTCCACTGCCCGGCAAATTGGGAAGGTGCTCGGCTAACCATGCCAATCTCTCTGCCTGACTGGGTAAATATATGTTTTGCAGGGATAAGCTCTGCCTCGTTAGCGTTCCCCTAACTACACGCAGTTTTGTACCAAGCTGAGCACATATATCATTTATGACTCGATCGTTTGCTGTTGCTGTTGTTGCCAGCACGGAAATCGTTGGAGGTAAGGCTTGCAGGATGCGTACAATTCGCCGGTAGTCGGGACGAAAATCATGCCCCCAATCAGAAATGCAATGAGCCTCGTCAACTACAAAAAATCCAATTCTCGCGGATAGAGGTAATAAAATCTGCTCGCGAAACTCGTCGTTTGCCAGACGCTCTGGTGAAATCAGAAGTATATCAATCTGATCAGATAGCAGTTGTTTTTGGATAATTTCCCATTCTGATTGATTGCTGGAGTTGATAGTTCCCGCTCGCAGTCCGATTCGTTCAGCGGCAGAAATTTGATTGCGCATTAAAGCGAGGAGGGGAGATATGATTAGGGTTGCTCCCATACCTCGATCGCGAAGAAGGCGGGTAGTTAAAAAATATACGAGACTCTTTCCCCATCCGGTTCTTTGTACGACTAATAAACGAGTGCTTGGATTTAATAAATGCTCGATCGCTTCCCATTGCCCGTCCCGAAAGTTTGCTACTGGATTATCCAGTGCAGTACGGAGTAGTTGCAGAGCAGTAGCTTGCAGGTCAGGCATGGTTTTGTTAGTTCTTAGAGCGTATTTTTCTGAATTATAAATTAATTTACGCTAATTCAATCTAACCTGATTCGCAAACAAATGTCCGGGAGAACCAAACAGGAGAACCTTGTCCACCCTGCCCCCAGGGATAACCCCTATAATCAAACCAGATTCCTGTGGGGCAAATGCTCATGCAACCACGCATCAAAGAAATTCTCAGTTGGTATGGCAGTGACAACCCTGGCACCCTGACGAATCTGGCTCGTTTACTCAATCACGGGCGGCTCGCAGGCACGGGCAAACTGGTGATCCTGCCGGTGGATCAGGGGTTTGAGCATGGCCCGGCGCGCAGTTTTGCCAGCAATCCCCCCGCCTACGACCCCCATTACCACTTTGAATTGGCGATTGCCTCCGGGTGTAATGCCTATGCCGCTCCCCTGGGTTTTTTAGAGGCGGGTGCCAGGGACTTTGCCGGGGAAATCCCCCTAATTCTCAAGGTGAATGACCACGATGTGCTGTTGGATGAAGCCGACCCCACCCAAGCGTTGACCGGGAGCGTCCAGGATGCCCTGCGGTTGGGCTGTGTGGGCATTGGGTTTACGATTTATCCCGGCTCTGCCCGCCGCTTGGAAATGTACCAACAAATCCGTGCCTACGCCGAAGAGGCCAAGCGCAACGGTTTGGTCGTGGTCATCTGGTCCTATGCCCGGGGGTCGGGGCTGAGTCGGACGGGGGAAACGGCGATTGATGTGGTTGGCTATGCGGCGCAGATTGCCGCCCAATTGGGAGCACACATTATCAAAGTCAAGTTGCCAAGTGAACATATCGAACAGGCGGCGGCACGGCAGGTCTATGAAAAAATGCAAATTCCGATTGCCACCCTCAGCGACCGAGTACGCCATGTGGTGCAATGTACCTTTAACGGGCGTAGAATTGTGATCTTTTCCGGGGGAGCCACTGCCACCGATGCCGTGGTACTCGATGAAATCCGTGCCATTCAAGCCGGGGGCGGGTTTGGTTCAATTATTGGGCGCAATTCATTCCAGCGTCCCCGGGCCGAGGCACTCAAACTTTTAGAGCAAATTATGGAAATTTACCAAGGCAAAATTCATCCATCTAAATAACCTTAAATCTGCCATCTCCACTAATATCCTTCCAGGGCAATATAGAGTTTTTTAGGGGCTTCCTCGAAGTAGTCAAACAGGTGGGGGCAAAGGTTAAATTCATGGTCTTCGTATTCCGAACAAACATATCTTGACCAGCCGCCATCCGACAGGATTAAATCCGCCGTAATGGTTACTTCCCCCGGTGGGTAGTCTTCGGTGTCCACCAGGATGCGCTCCAAAGTGTGCCAGTTTTGATCAGCCATAATGGCATCAATCAACTCACTCGTGCCCAGGACAAAAGGTTCATCTAAAACCCCCAGTTCATAGTCGCTGTACACCCAGGCATACGGGGTGCGGCGTAGATTGGTAATCGTGACGTAGGACATAGTTTCATGCCAGATTGAGAAGGGTGGATAACGGTTTGATATGTGAAGTAATCGTAAACCCATAGCAATAGTGTAGCAAGCTCACCTGGATGGTGGGTAAAAATTTTATACTTAGAAAGATAAAAGATACCTATAGCAATCCCACTTGATTTGCAAATAAAAAGTTTCCAGAACCAAGGACGGGGGCGGTGCCCCTGCGACCCCTGTTCTATTTGATTTAGGATTGCCATATATGATCTAATTTGGATAAAAATAATTGACAATTTGCTAATTAGAAGGATGCAGTATCTCTAGGTGTATAATTTCAGTTGAGATAGCATTTCCGGTTCCGAGTCCATAGGTCTGTCTGTCGTTTAAGGTTACCTGCATGAATATCCAATTCCGGGAAGTGGATACGTTCAACCTGTGGATATGGGTGGAATTTCCCCAGCCACCTACCCAGGAGCAAAAGGAGTACTTGCAAGAGATTTTTAGCTCTTGGTTTCTCCTCGGAAAGTTGGGGGGATTTAATGCGGAAAATTTACAGGTTCACGACCAGGGCTATGACCTGAATTTTTTTCCCTATGATGCCCAAATTAGCGATGAGGCATTTTTAGCAGTGATGCACAATATGGGGGAAGTGGAATATCAAGATGGTTGGGCACGCTGTTGGTTTGATCTAGGCACCAGCGATGGGATTGCCCTGGATATTTTATTAAATGTATTGCGCCAATTTAACCGGGAATATGTGCCCCTAAAAACTGTGATCGTTGGTGGGGTCAACCCCGATTGGCCGGTGGATCATTTCGAGCCGGAATCGCCGTTGCAGGGGCAATTTTGAACCCGATTGGTAACCCACCTTAGGGGTTTTGAGTACGACCAACCATTTTATCCAAACCCACGGTGCCGTTCAGGTTCGTGCCCCCCATAATCGCCTGCCGCACCTGCGCTCCCGTCAGGTCAGCCCCCGCGAGGTTCGCCCCGGTCAGATTGGTGTCGGTTAGATTTACCACACTCAAATTACTCCCACTCAAATTGGCGTTTTGCAACCGGGAACGGGAAATATTCGCGCCCCGCAAATCACTATTACTCAAATCCGCTTCCACCAAATTCGTCGAAGGTAAATTCGCCGTGACTAAACTGACTTTTTTCAACTTAGCCCCCTCCAAATTCGCCTGGGACAAATTCACCCGATCCAATCGGGAGGCGGTCAAATCTACCTTAGTTAAATCCGCTTGACTTAAATCCGCTTCCCGCAGGTTTGCGCCCCCCAATTTCGCCCCCGCTAAGTCCGCCCGACTCAAGCGCACCCGGGGTAAGGTCGCCCCGACCAAACTTGCTCCCCGCAATTTCACCCCTTCCATCCGGGCATCGGTCAAATCCGCTTGGTCTAAATTTGCGCCATTCAAAACCGCATTTTGCATCCGCACTTGGGACAAATTTACCCCGGTCAACACGGAACCGGTTAAATCGGCTCCCGTTAAATTGACATCTGCTAAATTGGCTTTTTCTAGGTTCACCAAACTGAGGGAAGCCTGCCGCAAATTGGCTTCGCTGAAATCCGTATGGGATAACTGGGCACCGTTCAAATTGGCTCGCTCTAAATTGGCACGGATGAAAATACTTTTGCTCAGGTTAGCATTTCCCAAATCCGCCTGTTTCAAATTGGCATTTCCGAAATTTGCTTCGCTAATATCCGCATTAAATAACTTGGCTCCCTCTAAATTTACCCCCTGCAAATTCGCCCCTTTGAGGTTGGCATTCCCCAAATTCGCCCCCGGGAGTACCATCCCCCGCAGGTCTGCCCCGGATAAATCACACTTGGGACACTGATTGGTGCTGGCTAATTGCTGTAGGTGTTCTGGATTGGCGGCTAGGGCTGGATACACACCCATCACTGCCGCTGTAACTAAGATAACTCCCCACCCGGTTCTTCTCATACGCTTATCTCCTGCCTAACCAAATGCTAACCATTACCAGACAATTTGCCTGCCATTATACTGCATCATGCCAGTTTTTGTTAGGTCATTTGCATTGAATTATGGGCATTCCCTGGGGATAACCGGCTGGTGGGTCGCTCCATCACGACCTCAAGGGATGAATTTTATTTTGTGGTTGCATCCGCTAGGGCCAAATCCTCTAACCGGAAGGTCACCAATTTATCCCAATTGCCCCCCTCAAACAACACGGCGGCACGGCCATCGGTGAGCCGTTGCACTTGCCCTTGGAATCCGTAATACATATCCCCGGGGTTGACCACCCGCACGGGGGAACCGGGTAAAATGGGCGAGGGATTTTGACTCATGGGGCAACCTCTTAAATATTTCTACCTATGACTGTAGCCAAAACCATCACGGGTCACAAGGGGGACGAGACAGAAATTGCTTATGATCTTATGATGGATAAAAGTGATAGGGATAATCTGGGATGCGGGTATTGGAAACCTTGGTTGCCGACTTTCGGATTATTTTTGAACGGGACCCAGCGGCTCGCAACCCCCTGGAGGTGATGCTGTGTTACCCTGGCTGGCACGCCGTTGTCCTGTACCGTTTGGCGCACGCCCTCTACCAATGGCGACTGCCCCTGATTCCCCGCCTCATTTCCCATATCGCCCGCTTCCTGACTGGGATTGAGATTCATCCGGGGGCGCAAATTGGGCGGGGCTTTTTCATTGACCACGGCATGGGCGTGGTGATTGGGGAAACCACGGTGATTGGGGATTATTGTCTGCTTTACCAGGGAGTCACCTTGGGGGGTACCGGCAAGGAAAAGGGGAAACGTCACCCCACCCTGGGGGATCACGTGATTGTGGGGGCGGGAGCCAAGGTGTTGGGGAATATCACCCTGGGGAACCATGTGCGGGTGGGGGCGGGTTCGGTCGTCCTGCGCCCCGTGCCTTCCCACTGTACGGTGGTGGGGATTCCCGGTCGTCTGATTTGCAGAGATGCCACGGTTGAACCCCTAGAGCATGGCCGCCTGCCGGATTCGGAAGCCCAGGCCATTCGGGTATTGGTGGACCGGATTGACGAATTGGAACGGCAAGTCCTCGCCCTGCGCCAGGGTCAAGCGGCCCCGGAACCCACGCCCGTCACGGTGGCGGAACAACAACGGGTGATTGGGGAATTTCTGGATGGGGCGGGGATTTAGCCACCAGCGCCGTAGCGACCATTCCCCCGTGTACCGTCACCAAGGCCCGAAAGGGATTCACCAGCGGGTCAACGGCAATCAGCAAGGCCAGCACCCCATCCAGGGGTAAACCCAGGGGTTGCAGGACAATGCCCACGGAAGCCAGGGTCGCCACCCCCACCGCCCCCGCCGTGGCCACGCCCCCCAGCACCGCCCCCAACAGCAGAACCAACCAGGCTGGCCACGCCAAATTCTGTTGGTACAACTGCGCCGTGAACACACTCACCAGGGCAAAGTAGGCCACCACCCCGAACCGACAGACCGTAATCGCCAGGGGTGCCATCAGATTCACCTGTTGACGGTCAAACCCCAGATTGCCCAAGCCCTGAATCGCCGCCGGGAGCGAAGCCAAACTATTACTGGTCGTCCAGGCTAAGACCGCCGCTGAACCCTGTTCCTGCCACACCTGCCGCAGGGGACAACCGGAACGCCCCAGGATCACCCCCGTCCCGGCGATAAAGAACCCCACCAACAACAACACCGCTGTCAGGACAAACCGCAAAACCGCCAACACCGGCCCCACCCCCGTCCCGGCCACCTGGGGGGCGATCAGACAAAAAATCCCCAGGGGCAACATCAGGGTAATCCCCCGGATCAGGGCATTAAAGGTTTCGTAAATCCCTTCCAAACCCCGCAAGACCCGGCTGGTGGCCCCATTATTCAGCATCCCTAGGGTAATCCCCAACAGCACCGCAAAGGTGACCACCTGCAACGCATTGGCCTGGGTGAGGGCGGCAAAGATATTATCGGGAAACAACGCCCGCACAAATTGCACCAGGAGCGAGGGGGGCGGCGGGGTCGCCGGGGCCTGCAAGGTTAACTCCACATCCACCCCCGTATTTTGGATATAACGCCCCAGGG comes from Synechococcus sp. C9 and encodes:
- a CDS encoding DNA-processing protein DprA, translated to MAVLTHILQPDTQAILLLCAGFGESRQVEPMPLSLSEYNALARKLHQDNLRPADLLTTEGKNWVFHQINGDLNPQRIVRLLERGAMLAVAVENWTSKGLWILSRSDETYPQRLKQKLKHLAPPILYGVGNRDLLSAGGLAVVGSRDIDDEGLGYTQRIAEKCAEQGIQIVSGGARGVDETAMLAAISVGGTSVGVLADSLSKAAVSMKYRQGLREGRVVLISPYDPSVGFNVGNAMNRNKYVYALADHALVVNSSYEKGGTWAGAKEELKRENRIFVWVRLEGNVPQGNYQLVKLGAIPFPFQPWNRSLLDLLEEQKQIHTTGTQTSTSKQLDINKKNQLEIQSNNANPQEKELTSKLPKNAYEAVLPLLLHHLREPQGDKELAELLDVGVGQVRIWLKKAIQEKLVIKKSTKYVLNRENKQLHLISLN
- a CDS encoding RecQ family ATP-dependent DNA helicase; the protein is MPDLQATALQLLRTALDNPVANFRDGQWEAIEHLLNPSTRLLVVQRTGWGKSLVYFLTTRLLRDRGMGATLIISPLLALMRNQISAAERIGLRAGTINSSNQSEWEIIQKQLLSDQIDILLISPERLANDEFREQILLPLSARIGFFVVDEAHCISDWGHDFRPDYRRIVRILQALPPTISVLATTATANDRVINDICAQLGTKLRVVRGTLTRQSLSLQNIYLPSQAERLAWLAEHLPNLPGSGIIYTLTIRDAEQVAEWLRTQKIDAEAYSGQLEPEQRIVLEERLLNNEIKALVATSALGMGFDKPDLGFVIHYQRPGSVVHYYQQVGRAGRAVSQAYGILLSGDEDEEITNYFIESAFPPERHVLEILAVLNQEDGLSIAGIEEKLNLSRGQIEKVLKLLSVEEPSPVAKIGSRWYSTPINYQVNHAKIAQLTAIRKHEQARMLDYLNTNSCLMMFLAQELDDNTTKECGRCAVCLGKALIPETYSSAKAQEAVLFLRRTDQIIEPRKQWITGGLLTYAWRGNIPQNLRAETGRALSIWGDAGWGNLVKQGKYQDNYFSDELVDAVYDLIQRWQPNPFPTWVTCVPSLTRPELVPSFADRLARKLNIPFVPCVKKIKQNRPQKEMKNSTQQAKNLDGAFTVSPWRGMAGSVFLIDDMVDSRWTFTVITALLRQAGSGKVFPLALALNSLSQGE
- a CDS encoding class I fructose-bisphosphate aldolase; the encoded protein is MQPRIKEILSWYGSDNPGTLTNLARLLNHGRLAGTGKLVILPVDQGFEHGPARSFASNPPAYDPHYHFELAIASGCNAYAAPLGFLEAGARDFAGEIPLILKVNDHDVLLDEADPTQALTGSVQDALRLGCVGIGFTIYPGSARRLEMYQQIRAYAEEAKRNGLVVVIWSYARGSGLSRTGETAIDVVGYAAQIAAQLGAHIIKVKLPSEHIEQAAARQVYEKMQIPIATLSDRVRHVVQCTFNGRRIVIFSGGATATDAVVLDEIRAIQAGGGFGSIIGRNSFQRPRAEALKLLEQIMEIYQGKIHPSK
- a CDS encoding DUF3531 family protein — translated: MNIQFREVDTFNLWIWVEFPQPPTQEQKEYLQEIFSSWFLLGKLGGFNAENLQVHDQGYDLNFFPYDAQISDEAFLAVMHNMGEVEYQDGWARCWFDLGTSDGIALDILLNVLRQFNREYVPLKTVIVGGVNPDWPVDHFEPESPLQGQF
- a CDS encoding pentapeptide repeat-containing protein; its protein translation is MRRTGWGVILVTAAVMGVYPALAANPEHLQQLASTNQCPKCDLSGADLRGMVLPGANLGNANLKGANLQGVNLEGAKLFNADISEANFGNANLKQADLGNANLSKSIFIRANLERANLNGAQLSHTDFSEANLRQASLSLVNLEKANLADVNLTGADLTGSVLTGVNLSQVRMQNAVLNGANLDQADLTDARMEGVKLRGASLVGATLPRVRLSRADLAGAKLGGANLREADLSQADLTKVDLTASRLDRVNLSQANLEGAKLKKVSLVTANLPSTNLVEADLSNSDLRGANISRSRLQNANLSGSNLSVVNLTDTNLTGANLAGADLTGAQVRQAIMGGTNLNGTVGLDKMVGRTQNP
- a CDS encoding NAD(P)H dehydrogenase subunit NdhS; the protein is MSQNPSPILPGSPVRVVNPGDMYYGFQGQVQRLTDGRAAVLFEGGNWDKLVTFRLEDLALADATTK
- the cysE gene encoding serine O-acetyltransferase, with protein sequence MRVLETLVADFRIIFERDPAARNPLEVMLCYPGWHAVVLYRLAHALYQWRLPLIPRLISHIARFLTGIEIHPGAQIGRGFFIDHGMGVVIGETTVIGDYCLLYQGVTLGGTGKEKGKRHPTLGDHVIVGAGAKVLGNITLGNHVRVGAGSVVLRPVPSHCTVVGIPGRLICRDATVEPLEHGRLPDSEAQAIRVLVDRIDELERQVLALRQGQAAPEPTPVTVAEQQRVIGEFLDGAGI
- a CDS encoding cation:dicarboxylase symporter family transporter, coding for MAAKNPGERWGRWWHSPLPVMLGVGLGIGVGVWVPGLAIRVQVLGEVYLALLKLCVLPILLAAVTMSVSRLASNQGMGQFLRRLLLVFGLGLVGVSGVSVVTGALVQPGVIRNPEVLATLGRYIQNTGVDVELTLQAPATPPPPSLLVQFVRALFPDNIFAALTQANALQVVTFAVLLGITLGMLNNGATSRVLRGLEGIYETFNALIRGITLMLPLGIFCLIAPQVAGTGVGPVLAVLRFVLTAVLLLVGFFIAGTGVILGRSGCPLRQVWQEQGSAAVLAWTTSNSLASLPAAIQGLGNLGFDRQQVNLMAPLAITVCRFGVVAYFALVSVFTAQLYQQNLAWPAWLVLLLGAVLGGVATAGAVGVATLASVGIVLQPLGLPLDGVLALLIAVDPLVNPFRALVTVHGGMVATALVAKSPPHPEIPQSPVVVPPP